CAGCAAGAGCCTCCTGGCACCTTGAATTCTAGTCCTGCTGTTTTAGATCTCACAAAGGATGATGATGAGACAGATGCAGTGATCTTTGGTGAAATTGAAGACAGGAAACCTGTCCTCACTGATTTACAAAGTCAACCTGTTCCTACAAATATAACTAGGCCATCAGAGTTGATCAATACTGTTGGAGTCAATAATAATGTCGTCTCTCAAATAGAGGATGACTTCTGGGCCGGACTTTTATTTCCATATGGGTCTGCAAACTCAAGTGGTGGTGGCATTTCTGGGTCTGCTTCTGCCAATTTTTTGTCATCTCCTCTGTTAGCTGATGCCATTTCTCCTGCAGTAACTGATGTCATTTCTCATGCACTTGATCGGGAAGCAGAGGCTCTTATCTATCCAAATCTTACAACTCCTGTGCTGCAAAGCCAATATGCTGCACCAAATGATATGCAGTTACTACACTCACCATTTGTGAACAACCATGAATATGGGAGGGTGTCACTAAACAGAAATATAAACCGGACTCCAATAGCAGTTCAGGCTCTCCCAGCTCAGCCCCAGACACCAACTCCGCAACAAAGATCAGGagctaattttaattttgttacccCTAATGGATCTTCCCCTGCTTCTCAGACCACCCTGTCTGTTGGAAATGTTTGTAATAGTTCGTTGCTTGCTTCTCAGACTGCCCTTTCTGTTGGAAATGGTTACAGTGATATGGAGCTGCAGCAACAGTTCTCTCGATCCCCAATAAATGCATTTTTAGGGGCAGATATAGCTTCATCTTCATTGCAGCATCAGTCTGCTGCACAGGTTAGATTATTTTCATTTAGTCCTTGTACTGTTTCTATTCTGTTGCTGCAGTTAAAATTCCAGACCCCAAAGTTGGTTTTGATGTAGGCAATTTTTCTTAGACCTTCCTTTTTGTATTTTAGCTCATTTAGCTGTTGGTTTTACCGTTTGGTGTTTATTgggataatatttcattattctaCTTCTTTTTGGTCTTCCATGATTTATTATACCATCTTTCCTTACAGAAgaggaataataaaaaatcgaTCTGTTTTTCAGGTTGTTGGCCTTCCAGCTTCAAGCATATTTCCTGGTGCTAACCGATCATCTTCTGGGCTTTCAACTGAAAATCAGAGTTTACGCCAGCAGCAAACTCCAAACATTAGGTTGCCGCAATCCAGGAGCCAATCCCCAAGGATGATCCAGTCACCATCTCTCTCAAGAACTCCAACTCAACAAGGGAGTGTACCAGTTGGGGTTGCCCATATAGGAGGTACTGGGAGCACCCAACGGTCCAGGGGTATGGTTTCTACTCCTGTCACTGGTAGAATTTCAAACCAGATGGCTAGACAGCCACCAACTGTGCCAGTTCAAGTTCAATCATCCAGAACAGGGCCTCCATACCAAGCAAACACGGAGGGTGCTAAGGCATCAGCAGGGGAGCAAAGAGCGAACATTGAGTTGCCATCAGAGCAAAATTGGCAGCCCACAGGTCGAATGCGAGGAAGCCTTTCTGGTCGGGCATATTCTGCTGCTCTTAGAGAGTTCATGATTCAGCCAACCCAGCCAACTCAACTAGCGAGGCCATTTTCCAATCCAACTTCCCTCGCTACTGCTGCACCACACCTGCAAGGGTCTTCCCTTTCCACTGCTGTGCCACACCTGCAAGGCCCTTCCCTGTCTACTGCTGCGCCACACCTGCAAGGGTCTTCCCTGTCCACTGCTCCGCCACACCTGCAAGGGTCTTCCCTGTCCACCGCTCCGCCGCACCTGCAGGGGTATCTCTTGAATAGTCGGAGAGCCCATATTCCACAAATGCAAAGTAATTCAATTACCGAACCTGATCTGGGGATGAATTGATGTATCTAGCCAGTCGTGGTAAAGGGTTGATATCAGGAGGCTGTATATATGTACAGGGTATGGCCATTTTTGTTTTACGTGGTTACTGTAAAAGTTATTAACTAGTTTGTGACTGCTTTTAATTTACTTGTTATGTTTATTAACGGTCTATATTCTGATATAACATATGAGGGTTAatctaatttgttaattatgGTGTGGATTTGCTCTTCCTTGAATTCAATTATGGACTGTATGTATAAAAGGAACTCTCAATGAAATCTTGACCTGGTCGAGCCAGTTGACATTTGACATGAGTAAAAGACCATTGATCCTTATTATCGCCAAGTCAATGGTGTATACAATTCAAGCTACTTGAGTTTGAATCGGTGTTTGACTGGACTCGAATCCCCAACCAAGGAACCTTCAAAAACCTAGTgcaatttgcttataaaagagTTGGCTTGTCTGAGGAACCTTCAAACCTAATGCAATTTGCCCATAAAAGAGTTGGtttgtaatgaaaaagaaacacTGTTTTTTAAGCGAGGAATTCTTACTTGAGCCGGATTATGAGTAGTTAAAACACACCAAGCAGGAAAAAATGATGGTTCTCGGGACCAAATCTAAAACCATTTCTcctttgattttgatatgactCTAATGAGttttaaacaattaacttcTTTATATTTTGCAACCACCCATTGGGGATGAAAAACTTATTCCATATTTGATACTTCCCCACGGAAATGGGATGTGATCTACGAAAGACTTATAAATACATGCAACCAGTTCAAGAGCCTGAGCATGTGAAATCATTCCATTATTTGATAACTTTCCCATGGAAATGAGATGTAATCTATGAAAAAGGTTCATAAATGCAGCCAGTTTAAGAGCTTGAGCTTGTGAAATCAGGAAAAAGAGTTCTACGAAATCTTGTACTTAAATGTTTCCATCATTTCTTTATGGGTCGGTATtatctttttcaatattatttcatcacAAACAATAGATACACTTGTAGGTAAGGGTAGATTCgaatcgatttgaatttaaacaaaaatcaatttaagtttgatttgaatccgAAACatcaagtttgattttaaacttAAGTTGACTTGAATTGTGGATAGTAATATTGATAAGAAGAAGAGTCGTCAGAGAAAAAG
The sequence above is a segment of the Mangifera indica cultivar Alphonso unplaced genomic scaffold, CATAS_Mindica_2.1 Un_0108, whole genome shotgun sequence genome. Coding sequences within it:
- the LOC123207831 gene encoding uncharacterized protein LOC123207831 encodes the protein MGVRPELSPSLVNSVRVTAVAERLASHVFHPGSTSSIMEFFHLCLSLARGIDYSVAHNEIPVKAQELPKLLKQVCQWRNDLVLQGAIMVLMISVKNACKIGWFSDMESQELLTLADEVGSGFSKSKDIKAGPSNLSSAISTIMNMFYPKMKMGPILASLEVKPGYGAYMIDFAISKNTVHSPPEIRLFVARTDDIQTSACIISPQEANFLLNGKGVDRRTNVLMDPGPQLPTNVTAMLKYGTNLLQAVGQFNGHYVVVVSFMSMEPSLDSSSVQDYVQSDMAVQDSDSDIIEGPSRVSLNCPISYTRIRTPVKGKSCKHLQCFDFSNFVDINSRRPSWRCPHCNQHVCYTDIRVDQNMVQVLREVGKNVADVIISADGSWKAILESDDNMIQAHDKILSGENQGSEQQEPPGTLNSSPAVLDLTKDDDETDAVIFGEIEDRKPVLTDLQSQPVPTNITRPSELINTVGVNNNVVSQIEDDFWAGLLFPYGSANSSGGGISGSASANFLSSPLLADAISPAVTDVISHALDREAEALIYPNLTTPVLQSQYAAPNDMQLLHSPFVNNHEYGRVSLNRNINRTPIAVQALPAQPQTPTPQQRSGANFNFVTPNGSSPASQTTLSVGNVCNSSLLASQTALSVGNGYSDMELQQQFSRSPINAFLGADIASSSLQHQSAAQVVGLPASSIFPGANRSSSGLSTENQSLRQQQTPNIRLPQSRSQSPRMIQSPSLSRTPTQQGSVPVGVAHIGGTGSTQRSRGMVSTPVTGRISNQMARQPPTVPVQVQSSRTGPPYQANTEGAKASAGEQRANIELPSEQNWQPTGRMRGSLSGRAYSAALREFMIQPTQPTQLARPFSNPTSLATAAPHLQGSSLSTAVPHLQGPSLSTAAPHLQGSSLSTAPPHLQGSSLSTAPPHLQGYLLNSRRAHIPQMQSNSITEPDLGMN